In the genome of Pseudomonadota bacterium, one region contains:
- the pilQ gene encoding type IV pilus secretin PilQ, producing MASQWPCKRLARCQLVVAVLLAAGGLARGQVGAESATVLDVVLERRDDRERVVVVLSRPAPFRVAHASDDTARLEVLGATLGSTAPAKLQADRNAAVQAVRVKGLADRVLIEARRAKGAGATAIREGNRIVWLFAPPAGADRLALQRSRTLAGKRPLVPVEVGAEQVAAFFGDKPLQIIGSRGRKRYTGRRIDLDFKDADIHNLLRLISEVGNVNVVTSDEVQGSVTIRMRNVPWDQALDVILQAKGLGMVRRANLLRVAPMTTLEKERELAIARKKQQIELAPLETRLVPVSYAQGADLAARTKELLTDRGRVSVDERTNMLVVRDIPEALDEIEELVRNLDTQTPQVLIEARIVEATSQFERELGIQWGGDVTMTSATGNPTGLVFPSNLTLAGGSTDEQTLSGGMSPFLPKVPTPNFAINMPATTGTGRGGAIGLSLGSVAGNVNINVRLSAAESSGVVRIISNPRILTLDNHQAHIAQGTSIPYSQLSAQGVQTAFQEAKLELEVTPHVTSDGAIAMAAKVTRDEPDFTRTSARGDPTILKREAETHLLVQDGHTAVIGGIYTRNTGRNVDQVPFFGDIPIIGVLFQHRRMTDQRTELLIFLTPRIVNRAEALRR from the coding sequence ATGGCATCACAATGGCCTTGCAAGCGCTTGGCGCGCTGCCAGCTGGTCGTGGCTGTTTTGCTCGCTGCGGGCGGCCTCGCGCGCGGACAAGTCGGCGCGGAGAGCGCGACGGTGCTCGACGTCGTGCTGGAACGTAGGGACGACCGCGAGCGGGTCGTCGTCGTCCTCAGTCGACCGGCGCCTTTCCGCGTGGCGCATGCGAGCGACGACACCGCACGGCTCGAGGTATTGGGCGCGACGCTCGGGAGCACCGCCCCAGCCAAGCTGCAAGCAGACCGCAACGCTGCGGTTCAAGCAGTGCGGGTAAAGGGCCTTGCCGACCGGGTCCTGATCGAAGCTCGGCGTGCCAAGGGTGCCGGTGCCACAGCGATCCGGGAGGGCAACCGCATCGTTTGGCTGTTTGCACCTCCCGCGGGCGCGGATCGCCTGGCGCTGCAGCGCTCTCGGACGCTGGCCGGCAAGCGACCTCTTGTGCCGGTGGAGGTAGGGGCCGAACAGGTGGCGGCCTTCTTCGGGGACAAGCCGCTGCAGATCATCGGGAGCCGCGGGCGGAAACGGTATACGGGCCGCCGCATAGACTTGGATTTCAAAGACGCAGACATCCACAACCTGCTGCGGCTGATCTCCGAAGTTGGCAACGTCAACGTTGTGACGAGCGACGAGGTGCAGGGCTCGGTGACGATCCGCATGCGCAACGTGCCGTGGGATCAGGCCCTCGACGTAATCCTGCAGGCCAAGGGTCTGGGGATGGTGCGGCGCGCGAACCTGCTGCGTGTGGCACCGATGACCACCCTGGAAAAGGAGCGCGAGCTTGCCATCGCGCGAAAGAAGCAACAGATCGAGCTCGCTCCCCTCGAGACGCGTCTGGTCCCGGTCAGCTACGCCCAGGGCGCGGACCTGGCCGCGCGAACAAAGGAGCTGCTTACCGATCGGGGCAGGGTATCGGTGGACGAACGCACCAACATGCTCGTGGTACGCGACATCCCTGAGGCACTCGACGAGATCGAAGAGCTCGTGCGCAATCTGGATACGCAGACGCCGCAAGTGCTGATCGAAGCGCGGATCGTGGAAGCGACCAGCCAGTTCGAACGAGAACTGGGGATACAATGGGGCGGCGACGTAACCATGACCTCGGCGACGGGTAACCCGACCGGCCTGGTGTTTCCAAGCAATCTTACGTTGGCCGGCGGCTCGACCGACGAGCAGACCCTGTCAGGTGGCATGTCGCCCTTCTTGCCCAAGGTTCCGACGCCCAATTTCGCGATCAACATGCCTGCGACGACGGGTACGGGTCGTGGTGGTGCCATAGGCCTGAGCCTTGGAAGCGTGGCGGGCAACGTCAACATCAACGTGCGTCTGAGCGCTGCAGAGTCGAGCGGTGTGGTTCGCATCATCAGCAATCCGCGCATCTTGACACTGGACAACCATCAGGCGCACATTGCGCAGGGCACTTCGATTCCCTACTCTCAGCTGAGCGCGCAGGGGGTGCAAACGGCTTTCCAGGAGGCCAAGCTGGAGCTGGAAGTGACCCCGCACGTCACCAGCGACGGTGCGATCGCCATGGCTGCCAAGGTCACCCGCGACGAGCCCGACTTCACCCGCACAAGTGCGCGCGGCGATCCTACCATACTCAAGCGAGAAGCCGAGACGCACCTGTTGGTGCAGGACGGCCACACCGCGGTCATCGGAGGCATCTACACCCGCAACACGGGACGCAACGTCGATCAGGTTCCCTTCTTTGGGGACATACCTATAATCGGAGTCCTGTTTCAGCACCGCCGTATGACCGACCAGCGTACAGAGCTGCTCATCTTCCTTACGCCGCGCATCGTCAACCGCGCGGAGGCTCTGCGAAGGTAG
- the aroB gene encoding 3-dehydroquinate synthase, whose amino-acid sequence MPRVFLSGLMGSGKSTVASLAAEGLGVEALDLDTMVARRAGKSIAEIFAAGGEQAFRQLERDMVRELLERSGGFVVALGGGTVTHRATRHAIIGAGELITLEASGEELVRRLSGSRNRPLLRGNSIRARLQELGRERAGAYAEAHAVIQTDAKSPASVAEEIQRVVEHAPILVPLGTRSYRVEVGAGFRGRLAECCLGLEPSSVLLITDDNVDRAWAAPLGNGLREVGLRGTRVVLPAGEQYKSLSSVYALWEAALNAGMDRGALVVAVGGGVVGDLAGFVASTLLRGVDVGHVPTSLLSMVDSSIGGKTGFDTRHGKNLIGSFHQPRFVLCDVDTLSTLSRAERTAGLAEVVKSAWLDSERAVCELETDAAALAAGEPYATVRAVRMSLKLKARIVAEDELEQGRRSLLNLGHTIGHAIEAALDYRGMRHGEAVARGMVAAFRAAVRLGHARIEDAERARRLLDAMGLPLDVDRYLTPRTFELVQADKKRQGDAIKLVLPGMPGDVQTTSVKVSELPELTAPLSQKIGPSRSLALS is encoded by the coding sequence ATGCCGCGGGTGTTTCTTTCAGGTTTGATGGGCAGCGGCAAGTCAACGGTCGCTTCGCTCGCGGCAGAGGGCCTTGGAGTGGAGGCTTTGGACCTGGACACGATGGTTGCCCGTCGGGCGGGCAAGTCCATCGCCGAGATCTTTGCAGCGGGAGGCGAGCAGGCGTTCCGGCAGCTGGAACGGGACATGGTGCGTGAGTTGCTCGAGCGGTCCGGAGGATTCGTGGTCGCGCTTGGGGGCGGCACCGTGACGCACCGCGCCACTCGGCATGCGATCATCGGGGCCGGGGAGTTGATCACCCTGGAAGCGAGCGGCGAGGAGCTGGTGCGCCGCCTTTCCGGGAGCCGCAACCGTCCACTGCTTAGGGGCAACAGCATACGCGCGCGGCTGCAGGAGCTTGGCCGGGAACGCGCCGGTGCCTATGCGGAAGCGCATGCCGTGATCCAGACCGACGCCAAGTCGCCGGCGTCCGTCGCCGAGGAGATCCAGCGGGTCGTCGAACACGCGCCGATCCTGGTCCCGTTGGGGACTCGTTCCTATCGCGTCGAGGTGGGTGCTGGGTTCCGCGGGCGTCTGGCCGAATGCTGCTTGGGTCTCGAGCCGAGCTCGGTGTTGCTGATCACCGATGACAACGTGGATCGGGCTTGGGCGGCGCCGCTTGGCAACGGCCTGCGCGAGGTGGGGTTGCGAGGCACTCGTGTGGTGCTGCCCGCCGGCGAACAATACAAGAGTCTATCCAGCGTGTACGCGCTCTGGGAGGCCGCGCTCAACGCAGGCATGGATCGCGGCGCGCTGGTGGTCGCCGTAGGGGGCGGGGTGGTTGGCGATCTGGCGGGTTTTGTCGCCAGCACGCTGCTGCGTGGGGTCGACGTCGGGCACGTGCCAACGAGTTTGCTCTCCATGGTAGATAGCTCCATAGGTGGCAAGACAGGCTTCGATACCAGGCATGGCAAGAACCTGATCGGCAGTTTCCATCAGCCGCGCTTCGTTCTGTGCGACGTGGACACACTGAGCACACTCTCGCGAGCGGAGCGCACGGCGGGCCTTGCAGAGGTCGTCAAGTCGGCGTGGCTGGATTCGGAGCGAGCGGTGTGCGAGCTGGAAACCGACGCGGCCGCGCTCGCGGCGGGCGAGCCCTACGCGACCGTGCGCGCTGTGCGCATGTCGTTGAAGCTCAAGGCGCGAATCGTGGCCGAGGACGAGTTGGAGCAGGGTCGCAGATCGCTGCTGAACCTTGGACACACGATCGGTCATGCCATCGAGGCCGCGCTCGATTACCGGGGTATGCGACACGGTGAGGCCGTGGCTCGAGGCATGGTGGCGGCGTTTCGTGCTGCCGTTCGCTTGGGTCATGCGCGAATCGAGGATGCGGAACGCGCCCGACGTCTTCTGGATGCAATGGGGCTACCGCTTGATGTGGACCGGTACCTCACGCCGCGCACCTTCGAGTTGGTTCAGGCGGACAAGAAACGCCAAGGCGATGCCATCAAGCTGGTGCTCCCGGGGATGCCTGGAGACGTGCAAACCACTTCGGTGAAGGTATCGGAGCTACCCGAGCTGACGGCGCCGCTATCCCAAAAAATTGGGCCGTCAAGGAGCTTGGCGCTAAGTTAA
- a CDS encoding SPOR domain-containing protein: MAVEMRDLERLQERESEDPRFRLGALLMALLTVVAATFALGSIVQRTRRAAPLSALDPLADLKDVVAVKESAAAETEPLEVDAQQLIFPTALDPGSNEPPELIATARAAAEEEARLRMLSAPIGLGAALAEPQTTSAVAGRSASGASRKRADAGRAARAARAPKPARAPRQTERATLAPAGREGEFTLQVISYESQEQARAFAAGLRARGHTAFVAHAQVPARGSYWRVRIGPFDSRRAADEYRRSFEQREHMNTFVVRRPRKTRLARAQ; this comes from the coding sequence ATGGCGGTAGAGATGCGCGATCTGGAGCGGCTTCAGGAGCGCGAGTCGGAGGATCCGCGTTTCCGCCTCGGTGCCCTGCTGATGGCGCTGCTGACCGTGGTTGCCGCCACGTTTGCCCTCGGCTCCATCGTCCAACGCACGAGGCGTGCAGCGCCCCTGAGCGCGCTGGATCCGCTTGCAGACCTCAAGGACGTGGTAGCGGTCAAGGAATCCGCTGCCGCCGAAACCGAGCCTCTCGAGGTCGACGCGCAGCAGCTCATATTCCCGACGGCGCTCGACCCTGGCAGCAACGAGCCACCGGAGCTCATCGCTACCGCTCGAGCGGCTGCCGAAGAAGAAGCTCGTCTAAGGATGCTCTCCGCGCCGATCGGGCTTGGTGCCGCCTTGGCGGAGCCACAAACCACTTCTGCCGTCGCGGGCAGATCGGCGAGCGGCGCGAGCCGCAAGCGGGCCGATGCGGGCCGGGCTGCCCGGGCTGCCCGCGCGCCGAAGCCGGCTCGTGCGCCCCGACAGACAGAGCGGGCGACCCTCGCACCGGCAGGCAGGGAGGGCGAATTCACGCTGCAGGTCATCAGCTACGAATCGCAAGAACAGGCCCGGGCTTTCGCCGCCGGGTTGCGCGCCCGCGGCCACACCGCCTTCGTCGCCCACGCGCAAGTCCCCGCCCGTGGCAGCTACTGGCGTGTTCGCATCGGTCCCTTCGATTCCCGTCGTGCCGCGGACGAGTACCGCCGCTCATTCGAGCAGCGCGAGCACATGAACACGTTCGTTGTCAGGCGCCCCCGCAAAACCAGGCTCGCCAGGGCGCAATAG